The following proteins come from a genomic window of Chryseobacterium glaciei:
- a CDS encoding NifU family protein — protein MHTILIEPTENPKVMKFVADYNLIPGSLELDRDSDISEIPLAQELFNYPFVERIFITANFVAVAKQDTVEWEHVVESLKNIIEDELLANPRIYLQKKKEMYQIYAEMTPNPAVMKFVSSKLLLEGFVEVKSREQADGVPLAQAIFKEFDFTKEVFISDNFVAVTRDNSVEWHQVMMAVRGLIADYLQNGGEISTIEAQTHENPVEKIINRDYTDDEQKISDILNEYVAPAVENDGGKISLMEYVQSTKTARMLLQGACSGCPSSTATLKNGIEGILKQFVPDLVERVEAVNG, from the coding sequence ATGCATACTATACTTATAGAACCAACCGAAAACCCAAAAGTGATGAAATTTGTAGCAGACTACAACTTGATTCCCGGGTCTTTGGAGCTGGACAGAGATTCTGATATCTCAGAAATTCCTTTAGCACAAGAACTATTCAATTATCCTTTTGTTGAAAGAATTTTTATTACGGCAAATTTTGTAGCCGTAGCAAAACAAGATACTGTAGAATGGGAACACGTAGTTGAAAGTTTGAAAAACATCATTGAAGATGAATTATTGGCCAACCCAAGAATTTACCTTCAAAAGAAAAAGGAAATGTATCAAATCTATGCAGAAATGACTCCAAATCCTGCGGTGATGAAGTTTGTTTCAAGCAAACTGTTATTGGAAGGTTTTGTTGAAGTAAAATCTAGAGAACAAGCTGATGGAGTTCCTTTGGCTCAGGCTATCTTTAAAGAATTTGATTTTACTAAGGAAGTTTTTATTTCTGATAATTTCGTGGCCGTAACAAGAGATAATTCTGTAGAATGGCACCAAGTAATGATGGCTGTTCGTGGATTGATCGCTGACTATTTACAAAACGGCGGTGAGATCTCAACAATAGAAGCTCAAACTCACGAAAATCCTGTAGAAAAGATCATCAATAGAGATTATACTGACGATGAGCAGAAAATTTCTGATATTTTAAATGAATACGTTGCTCCTGCTGTAGAAAATGATGGTGGAAAAATTTCTTTAATGGAATACGTTCAATCTACTAAAACAGCAAGAATGCTTTTACAAGGTGCTTGCTCAGGATGCCCAAGCTCTACCGCTACTTTGAAAAACGGAATTGAAGGTATTTTAAAACAATTCGTTCCCGATTTGGTAGAAAGAGTGGAAGCTGTAAATGGATAA
- a CDS encoding gamma carbonic anhydrase family protein produces MALIKELLGKTPQIGENTFLAETATIIGDVVMGKDCSIWYNAVIRGDVNYIKMGDKVNVQDNVMLHCTYEKYPLIIGNNVSVGHNAIVHGCTIQDNVLIGMGSIVMDDCLVEENSIVGAGSVVTQGTHIKSGEVWGGVPARKIKDISAQLLEGEVNRIANNYVKYSSWYKENAKEVER; encoded by the coding sequence ATGGCACTAATAAAAGAACTTTTAGGGAAAACACCGCAAATAGGAGAGAATACTTTTTTAGCTGAAACTGCAACAATCATCGGTGATGTTGTGATGGGTAAAGATTGCAGCATCTGGTATAATGCGGTGATAAGAGGCGATGTAAATTACATCAAGATGGGAGATAAAGTAAATGTTCAGGATAATGTAATGTTACATTGTACGTATGAAAAATATCCTTTAATTATAGGAAATAATGTTTCGGTGGGGCATAATGCTATTGTTCATGGATGTACGATTCAGGATAATGTGTTGATCGGGATGGGTTCTATTGTAATGGATGATTGTTTGGTAGAAGAAAATTCTATTGTTGGCGCAGGTTCTGTAGTGACGCAGGGAACACATATTAAATCTGGTGAAGTTTGGGGTGGTGTTCCGGCAAGAAAAATTAAAGATATTTCTGCACAGTTACTAGAAGGTGAAGTCAACAGAATTGCTAATAATTATGTAAAATATTCTTCTTGGTATAAAGAGAATGCGAAAGAAGTTGAAAGATAG
- a CDS encoding helix-turn-helix domain-containing protein, producing MNNHFFDLIEYTNRSIFLTGKAGTGKTTFLNDFVKRTKKKHIVVAPTGIAAINAGGVTIHSMFGLPLRTFLPTTDRIDTSLANNIADLMPHFKYRKDKLKLLREVEVLIIDEVSMLRADVLDMMDFSLRFIRRNSQRFGGVQMLFIGDLYQLPPVVRDEHILKMFYNSPFFFDSHAIKEIPLLTIELTKVYRQSDESFLDILNAIRDGDVRSIDFEHLNERYDPAFETGTESYVYLCSHNRMADEINQEKLKEIKVDPSTFEAKLFGEFKENQFPNEQFLELKIGAQVMFIRNDISGEKRYFNGKLGEISALDENEIKVVLDGSEREITVKREVWEQKKYFLDTDKNIKEEVLGSFEQFPIKLAWAVTIHKSQGLTFDKVIIDAGKSFTAGQVYVALSRCRTLEGIVLKSKITPEVIFKDNRILQFQGSTLANDNVESILNQEKYDYSIKKVLRTVDSRWILNEVEEWNKLSIVTKSIDTVKTNQLYIQLKHEVTQLGKIFEKLEKVISQKVNNFIDQKEEWSEIEAKTKGAVNFFFTEIRDKVFSPLKEFYAEIKGAKGLKQYNEEFRNWLEDIEEYLNSLKEAHLLETKLLDEKNDKEVSMKIAKVPSQVLTFQLFEQGKTIAEVAFERGLVKETVIGHLAKFAEQGLLDISRVITSDKIKAFEDMFYKTPHETLTEWKNALPSNFEFNEIRILINHYNFKKEKNK from the coding sequence ATGAACAATCATTTTTTTGACTTAATAGAATATACCAACAGAAGCATTTTCTTAACAGGTAAAGCAGGTACAGGAAAAACAACTTTCCTGAACGATTTTGTAAAACGTACAAAAAAGAAGCACATTGTTGTAGCTCCTACGGGAATTGCTGCGATCAATGCAGGAGGTGTTACCATTCACTCGATGTTTGGGCTGCCTTTGCGAACCTTTTTACCGACAACCGACCGTATCGACACCAGTTTGGCGAATAATATTGCCGATCTGATGCCTCATTTTAAATATCGAAAAGATAAGCTTAAACTTTTACGTGAAGTGGAGGTTTTGATTATTGATGAGGTTTCAATGTTGAGAGCGGATGTTTTGGATATGATGGATTTTTCTTTACGATTTATCAGAAGAAACAGCCAGCGTTTTGGAGGCGTTCAGATGTTGTTCATCGGAGATTTATATCAGCTTCCGCCGGTAGTGAGAGACGAACATATTTTAAAAATGTTTTATAATTCTCCCTTCTTTTTTGATAGTCATGCGATCAAAGAGATTCCTTTACTGACGATTGAATTAACAAAAGTTTACCGTCAATCTGACGAAAGCTTTTTAGATATATTGAATGCGATTCGTGATGGAGATGTACGAAGCATAGATTTCGAACACCTTAATGAAAGATACGATCCTGCATTTGAAACAGGAACTGAATCTTATGTCTACTTGTGTTCTCACAACAGAATGGCAGATGAGATCAATCAGGAAAAATTAAAGGAAATAAAAGTGGATCCTTCTACTTTTGAAGCGAAACTTTTCGGTGAATTTAAAGAAAATCAGTTTCCCAACGAGCAATTTTTAGAATTGAAAATCGGAGCTCAGGTGATGTTTATCAGAAATGATATTTCCGGAGAAAAAAGATATTTTAACGGAAAGTTGGGCGAGATTTCCGCTTTAGATGAAAATGAAATTAAAGTAGTTCTCGACGGAAGTGAAAGAGAAATTACCGTAAAGAGAGAAGTTTGGGAACAGAAAAAATATTTTCTGGACACCGATAAAAATATTAAAGAAGAGGTTTTAGGAAGCTTCGAGCAGTTTCCAATAAAGCTGGCTTGGGCGGTTACGATCCATAAAAGTCAGGGATTGACATTTGATAAAGTAATTATTGACGCTGGAAAAAGTTTCACCGCGGGTCAGGTATATGTTGCCTTGTCACGTTGCCGAACATTGGAAGGAATTGTGTTGAAATCTAAAATTACGCCTGAAGTTATTTTTAAAGATAACCGAATTCTACAGTTTCAGGGATCTACTCTTGCCAACGATAATGTCGAGTCTATTTTAAATCAGGAAAAATACGATTACAGCATTAAAAAAGTGCTTCGTACCGTAGATTCAAGATGGATTTTGAATGAAGTGGAAGAATGGAATAAGCTTTCAATTGTTACAAAAAGTATTGATACAGTTAAAACCAATCAATTATATATCCAGTTAAAGCATGAGGTGACCCAATTGGGGAAAATTTTCGAAAAGCTTGAAAAAGTGATTTCCCAAAAAGTAAATAATTTCATTGATCAAAAAGAAGAATGGTCAGAGATTGAAGCCAAAACAAAAGGGGCGGTCAATTTCTTTTTTACTGAAATCAGAGATAAAGTTTTCAGTCCATTAAAAGAATTTTATGCTGAAATAAAAGGAGCAAAAGGTTTAAAACAATACAACGAAGAATTTAGGAATTGGCTGGAAGATATTGAAGAATATCTGAATAGTTTAAAAGAAGCTCATTTATTAGAAACTAAGCTTTTAGACGAAAAGAATGACAAAGAAGTCAGCATGAAAATTGCAAAAGTTCCTTCACAGGTTCTTACTTTTCAACTGTTTGAACAAGGGAAAACTATTGCAGAAGTTGCGTTTGAAAGAGGTTTAGTAAAAGAAACGGTAATCGGACATTTAGCAAAATTTGCAGAACAAGGATTGTTGGATATTTCAAGAGTGATTACGTCAGATAAGATCAAAGCTTTTGAAGATATGTTCTACAAAACTCCTCACGAAACATTGACGGAATGGAAAAATGCCTTACCAAGTAATTTTGAGTTTAATGAAATTAGGATTTTGATTAATCATTATAATTTTAAGAAGGAGAAAAATAAATAA
- a CDS encoding LLM class flavin-dependent oxidoreductase, producing the protein MKNFEISVLDLAPVKQGKSIHDSFQDSLSLANFTENLNYNRFWLAEHHNMESIASSATSVLIGFIANGTKKIRVGSGGIMLPNHSSLVIAEQFGTLESLFPGRIDLGLGRAPGTDGLTAQALGRNPAIINEQFPRQILELQKYFSKENSNALVRAIPGEGLDIPLYILGSSTDSAWLAAELGLPYAFAGHFAPEQMEMAFNIYREHFEPSKQLDKPYILACVNGVAAETTEEAHKLSTTLFQAFINIVRNDRKPFSPPVDDMDDVWSPMEKSMVLQKLRYTFIGDQSEIAEKLKSFQEKFNVDELMINSHIYDHQKRLDSYDIIRKAKDSLFKA; encoded by the coding sequence ATGAAAAACTTTGAAATATCAGTATTAGACCTTGCGCCGGTAAAGCAGGGGAAAAGCATTCATGATAGTTTTCAGGACAGTTTATCTTTAGCAAACTTTACTGAAAATCTTAATTATAATAGATTCTGGCTTGCCGAACATCACAATATGGAAAGCATTGCCAGTTCTGCAACTTCAGTTCTTATTGGTTTTATCGCCAACGGAACAAAAAAAATAAGAGTAGGATCGGGAGGAATTATGCTTCCGAACCACAGTTCATTAGTCATTGCCGAGCAATTCGGAACATTGGAATCTCTTTTTCCTGGAAGAATTGATCTTGGATTGGGAAGAGCTCCGGGAACGGATGGTCTAACTGCTCAGGCTTTGGGTAGAAATCCCGCAATTATCAACGAACAGTTTCCAAGACAGATTTTAGAACTGCAAAAATACTTCTCTAAGGAAAATTCTAATGCATTGGTTCGCGCCATTCCGGGAGAAGGATTGGATATTCCGTTGTATATTTTGGGTTCGAGTACAGACAGTGCTTGGTTGGCTGCAGAATTGGGACTTCCGTATGCTTTCGCAGGACATTTCGCTCCTGAGCAAATGGAAATGGCTTTCAATATTTACAGAGAGCATTTTGAGCCTTCAAAACAATTGGATAAACCTTATATTTTAGCTTGCGTCAATGGAGTAGCAGCCGAAACGACAGAAGAAGCGCACAAACTTTCTACGACTTTATTTCAGGCATTTATCAATATTGTAAGAAACGATAGAAAACCTTTTTCTCCGCCTGTTGATGATATGGATGATGTTTGGTCACCAATGGAAAAATCGATGGTATTACAGAAGTTGAGATATACTTTTATCGGAGATCAATCTGAAATTGCAGAGAAGTTAAAAAGCTTTCAGGAAAAATTCAATGTAGATGAATTAATGATCAATTCTCATATTTACGATCATCAGAAAAGATTGGATTCTTACGACATTATCAGAAAAGCCAAAGACTCTTTATTCAAAGCGTAA
- the ribB gene encoding 3,4-dihydroxy-2-butanone-4-phosphate synthase: MSDIKLNTIPEAIEDLKNGKIIIVVDDEDRENEGDFLCAAELTTPELINFMAVHGRGLICMPLPEKRCDELGLDIMVSRSSDPKETAFTVSVDLLGNGTSTGISAGDRAKTILALMDENSKPTDFMRPGHIFPLRAKKGGVLKRAGHTEAAIDLTQLAGLKEGGVICEIMNEDGSMSRLPDLQVFAQKHDMKIVSIEDLIHYQLKKGNLIDRLEERKVKTAYGEFDFYAFRETSNEQIHFALTKGTWTVDEPVLVRVQSSDSYFDVLTRLNNGEKPLLEKVTNMVNEAGKGAVIFINNVSNSENTLKKLQQFLDYQDGQQQRPTLAYNFRDYGIGTQILKNLGINKFKVITQNPNIKPQVGGYDVEVTELVQL, from the coding sequence ATGTCTGATATTAAATTAAATACTATTCCTGAGGCTATTGAAGACCTTAAAAATGGTAAAATAATCATAGTAGTAGATGATGAAGACAGAGAAAATGAAGGTGATTTTCTTTGTGCTGCAGAACTTACAACACCAGAATTAATCAATTTTATGGCTGTTCACGGAAGAGGGCTAATTTGTATGCCGCTTCCTGAAAAAAGATGTGACGAGCTTGGTTTAGATATCATGGTAAGCCGTAGCAGTGATCCTAAAGAAACTGCGTTTACTGTTTCTGTTGACCTTTTAGGAAACGGAACTTCTACCGGTATTTCTGCAGGTGACAGAGCGAAAACGATTTTAGCTTTGATGGATGAAAATTCAAAACCAACAGATTTCATGAGACCGGGACACATTTTCCCGCTTCGTGCTAAAAAAGGAGGTGTTTTAAAAAGAGCCGGACATACTGAAGCTGCGATTGATTTGACTCAATTAGCTGGTTTAAAAGAAGGTGGTGTGATCTGTGAGATAATGAATGAAGACGGATCAATGTCTCGTTTACCGGATCTTCAGGTTTTTGCTCAGAAACATGATATGAAAATTGTTTCTATCGAAGATCTGATTCACTATCAGCTTAAAAAAGGAAACCTTATCGACAGATTGGAAGAAAGAAAAGTGAAAACCGCTTATGGCGAGTTTGATTTTTATGCTTTCAGAGAGACTTCAAACGAACAAATCCATTTTGCTTTAACGAAAGGAACTTGGACAGTTGATGAGCCTGTTTTGGTAAGAGTACAGTCTTCTGATTCTTATTTTGACGTGTTAACAAGATTAAATAATGGTGAAAAGCCTTTATTGGAAAAAGTAACAAACATGGTAAATGAGGCTGGAAAAGGTGCAGTTATTTTCATTAATAACGTTTCAAATTCTGAAAATACACTAAAAAAGTTACAACAATTCTTGGATTATCAGGATGGTCAGCAACAGCGTCCAACGTTGGCGTATAATTTCAGAGATTATGGGATCGGAACGCAGATCTTAAAGAATTTAGGAATCAATAAGTTTAAAGTAATCACTCAAAACCCTAATATTAAACCTCAGGTTGGAGGATATGATGTTGAGGTGACAGAGTTGGTTCAACTATAA
- the fmt gene encoding methionyl-tRNA formyltransferase, whose product MKSLKVVFLGTPEFAKTSLEAVHKSHHAVVGVVTVADKASGRGQKINQSPVKIFAAENNIPVFQPEKLRNPEFLDELRKLDADVFIVVAFRMMPRVLFEMPKMGTFNLHASLLPDYRGAAPINYAVINGEEKTGATTFFINEKIDEGNILLQEELNVFPDENAGALHDRLMVMGSKLVVKTLDGLAENSIQEKPQPEVEHPKNAYKIFKEDTRIDWTKTSKEVHQFILGMSPYPAAFTTLKIGEEEKGLKIFGGKFEIEDHGKTIGSLDISKNEFKIFTKDGIYFPLELQLEGKKRMNIKDFLNGFRNFDEIKMA is encoded by the coding sequence ATGAAATCATTGAAAGTAGTTTTTTTAGGCACTCCAGAGTTTGCAAAAACTTCGTTGGAAGCTGTTCATAAATCTCACCATGCAGTTGTAGGTGTTGTAACGGTTGCCGATAAAGCAAGCGGACGCGGACAAAAGATCAATCAATCTCCTGTAAAAATCTTTGCTGCAGAAAATAATATTCCAGTTTTTCAACCTGAAAAATTGAGAAATCCTGAATTTTTAGATGAACTTAGAAAATTAGATGCCGATGTTTTCATTGTGGTCGCTTTTAGAATGATGCCCAGAGTTCTTTTTGAAATGCCTAAAATGGGTACATTCAATCTTCATGCTTCTCTTCTTCCTGATTACAGAGGTGCTGCACCTATCAATTATGCTGTTATTAATGGCGAAGAAAAAACGGGTGCCACAACGTTCTTTATCAATGAAAAAATAGATGAAGGAAATATTTTACTTCAAGAAGAATTAAATGTTTTCCCCGATGAAAATGCAGGAGCACTTCATGACAGATTAATGGTTATGGGTTCAAAGTTGGTAGTGAAAACTTTAGACGGTTTAGCTGAAAATTCAATTCAGGAAAAGCCTCAGCCAGAAGTTGAACATCCTAAAAATGCTTATAAAATATTTAAGGAAGATACCAGAATAGATTGGACGAAAACATCAAAAGAAGTTCATCAGTTTATATTGGGAATGTCGCCTTACCCGGCTGCTTTTACGACGTTAAAAATTGGAGAAGAAGAAAAAGGATTAAAAATATTTGGCGGAAAATTTGAAATTGAAGATCACGGAAAAACTATCGGAAGTTTAGATATTTCAAAAAATGAATTTAAAATCTTTACTAAAGACGGAATATATTTTCCTTTAGAATTACAATTAGAAGGAAAGAAAAGAATGAATATCAAAGATTTTCTGAACGGTTTCAGAAATTTTGACGAAATAAAAATGGCTTAA
- a CDS encoding RecQ family ATP-dependent DNA helicase gives MISQQDFQKLKYETLKYFWGYDEFRDSQEEIINSVLTEKDTLVLLPTGAGKSLCYQLPALLKEGTCLVISPLLALMKDQVNQLKFRGIEAEYLSSELDDFDAEVIYNRCKDGLTKLLYVSPERLTNKQFLQNIEEIQMSFIAVDEAHCISEWGQDFRPSYQNIKGFRKNNPEIPCLALTATATPKVLEEIKTKLELKNPQIFHRSFKRDNIKIFTEEVSDKFQRIFNILKYNNDSGIIYVRTRKEAELLTEYLHKNQLKNVDFFHAGLTTKEKNSKQNHWNRNNNHVLISTNAFGMGIDKDNVRFVIHFSPAPSIENYYQEIGRSGRDGKDSFAFMLWNQQEISNFDQILKNQTPNKAEFLKIVTYLYSIFQVAEYELPEKTFQLNATGIQNFTKLSTAKIKNVLNFLHNQEIIYFNDNKSLSSVELMIKADEIEQLPKKDAYFIELLLRTISGITTHKVLFSEQQVSNKLGISIHLIKERLKELQQKNYLEYVDGALSSVKFLKPRDERVINSGYWKLFEHIQRNKIQKWEEMKFYTESNDYCKMKLILAYFGEKNSKNCGQCSVCEKNKQSMFGKNISHQIVKLLTEKPATIEELSVQLSYHPKENILENLIYLLDSGKVKMLNFRTYALA, from the coding sequence ATGATTTCTCAACAAGACTTTCAAAAATTAAAATATGAAACCCTGAAATATTTTTGGGGATATGATGAATTCAGAGATTCTCAGGAAGAAATTATTAATTCTGTTCTTACCGAAAAAGATACTTTGGTTCTTTTACCTACAGGAGCGGGAAAATCCTTGTGTTATCAGCTTCCGGCCTTATTAAAAGAAGGAACTTGTCTGGTTATTTCTCCTCTTTTGGCATTAATGAAAGATCAGGTCAATCAATTAAAATTTCGTGGAATTGAAGCAGAATATCTATCTTCAGAACTTGATGATTTTGATGCTGAAGTGATTTATAACAGATGCAAAGACGGTTTAACAAAACTTCTTTATGTTTCTCCAGAAAGATTGACGAATAAACAGTTTTTACAAAATATTGAAGAAATACAAATGTCATTCATTGCAGTAGATGAAGCGCACTGTATTTCGGAATGGGGACAGGATTTTAGACCCAGTTATCAAAACATAAAAGGATTCAGAAAGAATAATCCTGAAATTCCGTGCTTGGCTTTAACAGCTACAGCAACTCCAAAAGTATTGGAAGAAATTAAAACTAAACTGGAACTTAAAAATCCTCAGATTTTTCATAGAAGTTTTAAAAGAGATAATATTAAAATTTTCACAGAAGAGGTTTCTGATAAATTTCAGCGAATTTTTAATATTTTAAAATATAATAATGATTCTGGGATTATATATGTTCGTACAAGAAAGGAAGCTGAATTATTAACTGAATATTTACATAAAAATCAATTAAAAAATGTAGATTTTTTCCATGCTGGATTAACTACAAAAGAGAAAAACTCGAAACAAAATCATTGGAACAGAAATAACAATCATGTTTTAATTTCAACTAATGCATTCGGGATGGGAATCGATAAAGACAATGTTCGTTTTGTGATCCACTTCTCGCCTGCTCCATCAATTGAAAATTATTATCAGGAAATCGGAAGATCAGGAAGAGACGGAAAAGATAGTTTTGCCTTCATGCTTTGGAATCAACAGGAAATATCAAATTTTGATCAGATCTTAAAAAATCAGACTCCCAATAAAGCAGAATTTCTAAAAATCGTTACTTACCTCTACTCTATTTTCCAGGTTGCAGAATATGAATTACCTGAGAAAACATTTCAGTTAAACGCTACAGGAATTCAAAATTTCACCAAATTATCGACCGCAAAAATTAAAAACGTTTTGAATTTCCTTCACAATCAGGAAATCATTTATTTTAATGATAATAAGAGTCTGTCTTCTGTAGAATTAATGATAAAGGCAGATGAAATCGAGCAACTACCAAAAAAAGATGCCTATTTTATAGAACTTTTGCTTCGTACAATTTCAGGGATTACAACACATAAAGTATTGTTCAGCGAACAGCAGGTGAGCAATAAATTAGGAATAAGCATTCATTTAATAAAAGAAAGGCTTAAAGAATTACAGCAGAAAAATTATCTTGAGTATGTAGACGGCGCATTATCAAGTGTAAAATTCTTAAAACCGAGAGATGAAAGAGTCATCAACAGTGGTTATTGGAAGCTGTTTGAACATATTCAAAGAAATAAGATCCAGAAATGGGAAGAAATGAAATTTTACACAGAAAGCAATGACTACTGTAAAATGAAACTTATTCTAGCTTATTTTGGAGAAAAAAATTCTAAGAATTGTGGTCAGTGTTCGGTTTGTGAAAAGAATAAACAATCGATGTTTGGGAAAAATATTTCCCATCAGATCGTCAAATTATTAACTGAAAAACCTGCAACAATCGAAGAACTTTCTGTACAATTAAGTTACCATCCAAAAGAAAATATTTTAGAAAATCTGATTTATCTCTTAGACTCAGGAAAAGTAAAAATGTTGAATTTTAGGACATATGCTTTAGCATAG